A stretch of Candidatus Hydrogenedentota bacterium DNA encodes these proteins:
- the folD gene encoding bifunctional methylenetetrahydrofolate dehydrogenase/methenyltetrahydrofolate cyclohydrolase FolD translates to MAKKRTAKIISGTELSATIREELKAEVAALAKAGKKPGLAVVLVGEDPASQVYVGSKRRSCVELGINSYSHDLPATCTEKKLLNLIAKLNADPKVNGILVQMPLPKHIDEQKVLNAIDPDKDVDGFHPVNVGRLLNGEPAFAPCTPAGCIEMLLRHGYDPAGKHVVVLGRSNIVGKPVAAMLMQKGPGGNATVTVCHSRTKNLAAITKQADILVAAIGIPEFVKARMVKDGVVVIDVGINRIADATKKSGNRLVGDVDFKAVSKKAKAITPVPGGVGPMTIAMLMKNTVEAARRAR, encoded by the coding sequence ATGGCCAAGAAACGCACCGCAAAAATCATCTCCGGCACGGAGCTCTCCGCCACCATCCGCGAGGAACTGAAAGCCGAGGTGGCCGCGCTGGCGAAAGCGGGGAAGAAACCAGGCCTGGCCGTGGTGCTGGTGGGTGAGGATCCCGCAAGTCAGGTGTATGTGGGCAGCAAGCGCCGCTCGTGCGTGGAGCTGGGTATCAATTCTTATTCCCATGACCTGCCCGCCACGTGCACGGAGAAGAAGCTGCTCAACCTGATCGCGAAGCTGAACGCGGATCCGAAGGTGAACGGCATTCTGGTGCAGATGCCCCTGCCGAAGCACATCGACGAGCAGAAGGTGCTCAACGCCATCGACCCGGACAAGGATGTGGATGGCTTTCACCCGGTAAACGTGGGACGCCTGCTTAATGGCGAGCCCGCCTTTGCACCCTGCACGCCTGCGGGTTGCATCGAGATGCTCCTGCGCCATGGCTATGACCCGGCGGGCAAGCATGTGGTGGTCCTGGGCCGTTCGAACATCGTGGGCAAGCCCGTGGCGGCCATGCTCATGCAAAAGGGTCCCGGCGGCAACGCCACGGTGACGGTGTGTCATTCGCGCACGAAGAACCTGGCCGCGATCACAAAGCAGGCCGACATCCTCGTCGCGGCCATCGGCATTCCCGAGTTCGTGAAGGCGCGCATGGTGAAAGACGGTGTGGTGGTTATCGACGTGGGCATCAACCGCATCGCGGACGCCACGAAGAAATCGGGCAACCGCCTCGTGGGCGATGTGGACTTCAAGGCCGTCAGCAAGAAAGCGAAAGCGATTACCCCCGTCCCGGGTGGCGTGGGCCCCATGACCATCGCCATGCTCATGAAAAACACGGTGGAAGCCGCCCGGCGGGCCCGTTAG
- a CDS encoding type II secretion system F family protein: MPRFRYRAHDAGGRPVEEEVEALSIFDLTQSLKGQGLSVSSVVPLQQPLPRFTGRRRLRWEELRLFTEQLGSIAKSGFPLVPSLASMARDLDQPALRDATDKLREDLERGTSLEAAFRAQEDRFPPIFSAMARAGELTGDLTGVLAMMSAYATRMATVTHRVKMAMAYPLLLSITAISIVMYQLLHIVPVFGDIFGELGAKLPAPTLFLLKVSEILRGHWPTLVALAPVIGLGAVAGYVGMRRNRVGRRWLDTALLFTPGIGVAYHGVVQARFCQTLSLLLGAHVPVLDAVTLAGGASGSATLEHRMNGVAEEIAYGAQLSDALRKTSFFAPSFHWLLGAAEERGQVVEALDNLSESAERNVRAREQMLGSVITPALVVVIGGIVGFIAVSMYLPIFTLGDQLGAK; this comes from the coding sequence ATGCCACGTTTTCGCTATCGCGCCCATGACGCCGGGGGCAGGCCCGTTGAGGAAGAGGTTGAGGCTCTATCGATCTTTGACTTGACCCAGAGCTTAAAGGGCCAGGGGTTAAGCGTAAGTTCGGTTGTGCCGCTGCAGCAACCTCTGCCGCGCTTTACTGGTAGGAGAAGGCTCCGCTGGGAAGAGTTGCGCTTGTTCACCGAGCAATTGGGCTCCATTGCGAAAAGCGGCTTCCCGCTGGTTCCTTCCCTGGCTTCGATGGCGCGAGATCTCGATCAGCCGGCCCTTCGCGACGCGACCGACAAGCTGCGCGAAGATTTGGAGCGCGGCACTTCGCTGGAGGCCGCTTTTCGGGCTCAGGAGGACCGATTTCCTCCAATTTTCAGCGCCATGGCGCGCGCAGGAGAATTGACCGGCGATCTCACGGGCGTGCTGGCGATGATGTCGGCTTATGCGACACGAATGGCCACCGTCACCCATCGCGTAAAGATGGCCATGGCCTATCCGCTTCTGCTTTCGATTACGGCAATCTCGATCGTAATGTATCAGCTACTTCATATCGTGCCAGTGTTTGGTGATATTTTTGGGGAGTTGGGCGCCAAGCTGCCCGCGCCTACGCTATTTCTGTTGAAGGTGTCGGAGATCCTGCGCGGGCATTGGCCGACCCTGGTCGCGCTCGCTCCCGTTATAGGGCTGGGTGCCGTTGCTGGCTACGTGGGCATGCGCAGAAATCGTGTCGGTCGGCGTTGGCTGGATACGGCCCTCCTCTTTACGCCCGGTATTGGCGTGGCCTATCATGGGGTCGTCCAGGCCCGATTTTGCCAGACCCTTTCGCTCCTGCTGGGCGCGCACGTGCCTGTTCTTGATGCGGTCACGCTCGCCGGGGGTGCCTCCGGCAGTGCTACACTCGAGCACAGAATGAACGGAGTGGCCGAAGAAATTGCGTACGGCGCGCAGTTGAGCGATGCCCTGCGAAAGACGAGTTTCTTCGCGCCAAGTTTTCACTGGCTACTGGGCGCAGCGGAGGAGCGCGGCCAGGTGGTGGAGGCGCTGGACAATCTCTCCGAATCCGCGGAGCGAAACGTGCGCGCGCGGGAGCAGATGCTGGGTTCGGTCATCACGCCGGCACTGGTGGTGGTGATCGGCGGCATTGTGGGGTTCATCGCGGTCTCCATGTATCTCCCCATCTTTACACTGGGCGATCAACTGGGGGCGAAGTGA
- a CDS encoding type II secretion system F family protein: MLEQIRLGVKANVPLGSSLAAAAEDFLYLERGWTPQRVARLSKVAGISLLLLLSLLGALGALATVGPEAIRGLIRPIVIAFWLYFAAVKRHYKPMGVLVSLQRSINQGCSLSEAMGKLPRFFPAELVSQVAMAERTGNLEVILDNFSTETVKKWTAQRDFSRVLNYVWIGLSIQAGVIAFLAVKVFSVFEEILMELHVPLGSAHTVPGLPVPLPSIEDIFAIANFFSVHRYHVAMICWLAGLWLVLRPWRRRRVWSSRVESTFLLSIPGLRGMVARQNLASIAFQLNQYLLAGVPLEHALDVVSRGGLHPLYARWVAQVRKRILNGSTLREACSHDARAVPVPGSFIAMVAMGETHGRLEETLAYLAEQYQAGVERRKKFLRSCVLPMGVFLMGYIVLGLETALFQAMVDMADAIMP, translated from the coding sequence GTGCTGGAACAGATCCGGCTCGGCGTCAAGGCCAATGTCCCGCTTGGGTCATCCCTCGCCGCCGCTGCGGAGGACTTCCTCTATCTCGAGCGGGGCTGGACGCCTCAGCGCGTGGCGCGGCTCTCGAAGGTTGCCGGTATTTCTCTGCTGCTGCTGTTGTCCCTGCTCGGCGCGTTGGGGGCCCTCGCAACGGTGGGCCCCGAAGCCATTCGCGGCCTGATTCGACCCATTGTCATTGCTTTCTGGCTTTACTTCGCGGCTGTGAAACGTCACTACAAGCCCATGGGCGTGCTGGTCTCCCTCCAGCGGTCCATAAACCAAGGTTGTTCGCTATCCGAGGCGATGGGCAAGTTGCCGCGCTTTTTTCCCGCCGAGTTGGTATCCCAGGTCGCCATGGCGGAGCGGACGGGCAACCTCGAAGTGATCCTGGATAATTTTTCCACCGAAACCGTCAAGAAATGGACCGCACAGCGAGATTTTTCCCGTGTCTTGAATTATGTCTGGATCGGACTCAGTATACAGGCGGGCGTGATCGCGTTTCTTGCCGTTAAGGTATTTTCCGTCTTCGAGGAGATCCTGATGGAGCTCCACGTTCCACTGGGCAGTGCGCACACGGTTCCCGGGCTTCCTGTTCCCCTGCCCTCTATCGAGGATATTTTCGCCATCGCAAATTTCTTCAGCGTACACCGCTATCATGTAGCGATGATCTGCTGGCTCGCGGGGCTCTGGCTTGTCCTGCGTCCCTGGCGCCGGCGACGCGTCTGGTCCAGCCGAGTGGAGTCCACATTCTTGCTTTCCATTCCCGGACTGCGCGGTATGGTGGCGCGGCAGAATCTGGCCTCTATCGCATTTCAACTGAATCAGTATCTGCTCGCGGGTGTCCCTCTGGAGCATGCTCTGGACGTTGTTTCGCGGGGGGGACTTCACCCATTGTATGCTCGTTGGGTCGCGCAGGTTAGGAAGCGCATACTTAATGGTTCCACGCTCCGCGAAGCATGCTCCCACGACGCAAGGGCGGTTCCGGTGCCGGGGTCATTTATCGCGATGGTCGCCATGGGAGAGACGCACGGGCGGCTGGAGGAAACACTCGCTTATCTCGCGGAGCAGTATCAGGCCGGGGTAGAGCGCCGCAAGAAATTCTTGCGGAGTTGCGTGCTGCCGATGGGCGTGTTCCTGATGGGCTATATCGTCCTCGGTCTGGAGACCGCCCTTTTTCAGGCGATGGTCGATATGGCCGACGCGATAATGCCATGA
- a CDS encoding type II secretion system F family protein, protein MTMYKYRALDPEGNPVEDSMEAVSAHAVTQKLQERGLTVSSVVEAYPDRRLLRVSGKLTWEDLQLLSEQLESIVKSGMPLVPSLKALASELRNPRLKPVLERLHQDLERGVSLEDAVDKQHEYFPRVYPALIRAGEATGNLAGVMGLVSQHATRMADMKQRLQTALIYPIILSVTALFIISFLMLKVVPVFKEIFQEFGGRLPGPTRLMLEISDLFQHSFGNLLMTLAILAGLGLGLLVWLRSSVAGRCRLDTLKLYLPWIGPTYHLGVQARFCRLMALLLESRVPVLDAMELSGAASGSPVLERALEDAVLEVASGERLADALEHTRFFGHDTCWLLSTSEERGTTEEAFSSLASRFEHQAVAHENFLGVMAAPVFVLAIGFVVAFVAFSLYLPIFTLGDQIGG, encoded by the coding sequence ATGACCATGTACAAATACCGGGCCTTGGACCCGGAAGGGAATCCGGTGGAGGATTCCATGGAGGCGGTGTCGGCCCATGCGGTGACGCAGAAGCTTCAAGAGCGGGGGCTGACGGTCAGTTCCGTGGTGGAGGCCTACCCCGACCGGCGGCTTCTGCGCGTGTCCGGCAAGCTCACGTGGGAGGATTTGCAGCTCCTTTCCGAGCAGTTGGAGTCCATCGTGAAGAGCGGGATGCCCCTGGTGCCGTCGCTGAAGGCGCTGGCGTCGGAATTGCGCAATCCGCGGCTCAAGCCGGTGCTGGAGCGACTCCATCAGGATTTGGAGCGGGGTGTATCGCTGGAAGATGCGGTGGACAAACAGCACGAGTACTTCCCCCGCGTGTATCCGGCGCTCATCCGCGCGGGCGAGGCCACGGGTAATCTGGCGGGCGTTATGGGGCTGGTGAGCCAACACGCCACGCGTATGGCCGATATGAAACAGCGCCTGCAGACGGCCCTCATCTACCCGATCATTCTGTCGGTCACTGCCCTGTTCATCATTAGTTTCCTGATGCTGAAGGTGGTCCCGGTGTTTAAGGAGATTTTTCAGGAGTTCGGCGGTCGGCTTCCGGGGCCCACCCGCCTCATGCTGGAGATCAGCGACCTGTTTCAGCACTCCTTCGGCAATCTCCTGATGACACTGGCGATTCTGGCCGGGCTCGGTCTTGGGCTGTTGGTCTGGTTGCGCAGTTCCGTGGCGGGCCGCTGTCGACTGGATACCCTCAAGCTTTATTTGCCCTGGATTGGCCCGACCTACCATCTCGGTGTGCAGGCGCGCTTCTGCCGCCTCATGGCACTGCTGCTGGAGTCCCGCGTGCCTGTGCTGGACGCCATGGAGCTCTCCGGCGCGGCCTCGGGCAGCCCGGTGCTGGAGCGCGCCCTGGAAGATGCCGTGCTGGAGGTGGCCAGTGGCGAGCGCCTGGCGGATGCCCTGGAGCACACGCGCTTCTTTGGCCACGACACCTGCTGGCTCCTATCCACGAGCGAGGAGCGGGGCACGACCGAGGAGGCCTTCTCCAGCCTCGCCAGCCGATTCGAGCACCAGGCGGTGGCTCATGAGAATTTCCTCGGCGTCATGGCGGCGCCTGTGTTCGTGCTGGCCATCGGATTCGTGGTGGCCTTTGTGGCGTTTTCTCTCTACCTGCCGATCTTTACGCTCGGCGATCAGATAGGCGGCTGA
- a CDS encoding type II secretion system F family protein has translation MRWKELLNLDLGALLMRRPPVPAPDGKPVYWWSWFRRRAGSSASPAVSLRPPVSSQVPAGLQRRAQDPTWRGPVYWNARGWRRDVILVAEHLRSLIACNAPLAPGLAAGAQEDMRARTSWTPQRASLLARVAVAIVLVLALGFNISLSDQGLDTPFVGLQAVALVLTMMWIVKVMITERHGRTGIFLALEHRIACGSGLSEAMGSLPRFFPRHLVDLVEAGEATGNLDSAFAQFNDTMLRSLGAQRQLRAIFLYLSLVFGAQVLITSFLLIKVIPVFVEMRQEAAADAGVAFVSHPLASGIAPLVGGLLPGLEFFVAASNRIFSAAPFIGAILLFLVVWAMLRRYRLRRSWSARRFSSVLTLLPWFRSLLVRHNLGQIALMLQGLLRAGVPLDRALAIALGSDVHPAYRRWLGQLRERVCQGESLKEALRRTASRRLVPDSFTGLVEAGERSGQLPETLAHIAELYRRDTEKRLAILQAIVLPSGVLVLGYLVMATQVAVFRVLVDLSEMINA, from the coding sequence ATGCGTTGGAAAGAGCTGCTCAATCTGGATCTTGGCGCGCTGCTCATGCGGCGTCCTCCCGTGCCCGCGCCCGACGGAAAACCGGTCTACTGGTGGTCGTGGTTCCGGCGCCGGGCAGGCTCGTCGGCGTCCCCGGCGGTGTCCCTGCGTCCTCCGGTAAGTTCGCAAGTTCCGGCGGGACTCCAGCGACGGGCCCAGGATCCCACCTGGCGCGGCCCGGTTTACTGGAACGCCCGCGGCTGGCGGCGCGATGTTATTCTGGTGGCCGAGCACCTCCGCAGCCTTATCGCCTGCAATGCGCCGCTGGCCCCCGGGCTTGCTGCGGGTGCCCAGGAAGATATGCGGGCCCGCACCTCCTGGACGCCCCAGCGTGCATCCCTTCTGGCACGTGTGGCCGTGGCGATCGTTCTTGTGCTTGCCCTCGGGTTTAACATCTCGCTTTCGGATCAAGGATTGGACACCCCCTTTGTGGGGCTCCAGGCGGTGGCCCTGGTGCTGACAATGATGTGGATCGTGAAAGTCATGATCACCGAACGCCATGGACGCACGGGTATTTTCCTCGCGCTGGAGCACCGCATCGCGTGTGGTTCGGGCCTTTCCGAGGCCATGGGGAGTCTGCCCCGCTTCTTTCCGCGCCACCTGGTGGATCTCGTCGAGGCGGGCGAAGCCACCGGCAATCTCGACTCCGCCTTTGCTCAGTTCAACGACACCATGCTTCGCTCCCTCGGTGCGCAGCGGCAGCTTCGCGCCATATTCCTCTACCTCTCTTTAGTTTTCGGGGCGCAGGTTCTAATCACCAGTTTCTTGCTGATCAAGGTTATCCCGGTCTTCGTGGAGATGCGGCAGGAAGCTGCGGCCGATGCCGGCGTGGCCTTCGTGTCGCACCCGCTGGCCAGCGGCATTGCGCCACTCGTGGGCGGTCTGCTGCCGGGCCTCGAATTTTTCGTCGCAGCCTCCAATCGAATATTCTCCGCGGCGCCCTTCATTGGCGCGATTCTCCTGTTTCTCGTGGTCTGGGCCATGCTGCGGCGCTATCGCCTGCGGCGGAGCTGGTCGGCCCGACGCTTCAGCTCTGTGTTGACGCTACTTCCCTGGTTCCGCAGCCTCCTGGTCCGCCACAACCTCGGCCAAATTGCCCTCATGCTTCAGGGCCTGCTCCGGGCCGGCGTGCCGCTGGACCGCGCGCTGGCCATTGCCCTGGGGAGCGATGTCCACCCGGCCTATCGTCGCTGGCTGGGGCAGCTCCGCGAACGCGTCTGCCAGGGGGAGTCGTTGAAAGAGGCCCTTCGGCGGACGGCATCGCGCCGCCTCGTTCCGGATTCTTTCACCGGGCTGGTGGAGGCCGGGGAGCGCTCGGGGCAACTGCCCGAGACCCTGGCGCATATCGCCGAGCTATACCGGCGCGATACGGAGAAGCGACTCGCCATATTGCAGGCCATTGTCCTGCCTTCGGGGGTCCTGGTGCTGGGCTACCTCGTCATGGCAACCCAGGTGGCCGTTTTTCGGGTTCTGGTGGACCTGTCGGAGATGATCAATGCATAA